A DNA window from Rhodococcus sp. Z13 contains the following coding sequences:
- a CDS encoding ATP-dependent helicase, producing the protein MTDILERFSAPTREWFAGAFDAPTAAQLGAWEAISSGAHTLVVAPTGSGKTLSAFLWSLDRLSSTPADEHAAREHRTRVLYVSPLKALAVDVERNLRSPLVGITQTAKRLGLTPPEITVGVRSGDTSQADRRALARTPPDILITTPESLFLMLTSAARENLAGVETLIVDEVHAVAGTKRGAHLALSLERLDLLLKQPAQRIGLSATVRPHEEVGRFLVGSAPIRIVAPPSAKTWDLTVRVPVEDMTELGVSDPDEESLSPTPQAGSIWPHVEEQIVDLITEHRSTIVFANSRRLSERLTARLNEIHAERLGEEVDREHAPPAQLGSPTETVAGAPPVLARAHHGSVSKDQRALIEDDLKSGRLRCVVATSSLELGIDMGAVDLVIQVETPPSVASGLQRVGRAGHQVGETSRGVLFPKHRTDLVHCAVTVERMVEGHIEALQVPANPLDVLAQQTVAATALDPLDVDDWFDTVRRSGSFATLSRAVYESVLDLLAGRYPSDEFAELRPRVVWDREAGTLTGRPGAQRLAVTSGGTIPDRGLFTVYMVGEKNTRVGELDEEMVYESRVGDVFALGATSWRIEEITFDRVLVSPAYGRPGRLPFWHGDSQGRPAELGAALGEFLREMGHASPEDAETRCRKSGLDEYATGNLIRLLDEQRTATGHLPTDRTLVVERFRDELGDWRIVLHSPFGLRVHAPWALAVGARLLDRYGVESHPTPSDDGIIVRLPDTDDEPPGSEIFVFDTDEIDDIVTEQVGGSALFASRFRECAARALLLPRRNPGKRAPLWQQRQRSAQLLDVARRFPDFPILLETVRECLQDVYDLPALRGLLGRIAQRKIRLVEVETPTASPFATSLLFSYVGEFLYEGDSPLAERRAAALSLDSSLLAELLGRVELRELLDADVIEEAERELQRLTPERRARDAEGVADLLRLLGPLTDAELRERTTDDPAEWIADLETQRRALRVSYAGEHRWAAIEDASRLRDALGVPLPIGVPTVFVEPVSDPLGDLIARHARTHGPFTTAEAAARFGLGPAVVESVLTRLADEKRVTAGEFRPGATGSEWCDSEVLRRLRRRSLAAARQDVEPVSTATLGRFLPDWHHLGTGPGASALYGIDGVLTVVEQLAGVPVPASALEPLILAPRVRDYNPTMLDELTTTGEVLWSGAGAISGKDGWVALHPADLAPVSLPPAEDIELGPVHRAILDSLAGGGAFFFRQLVDAVTALHTTASDSQVADALWELVWAGHVAGDTLAPLRALIGDTSRAKPAHRTPRRAPRARMYRARPVVPSRTGPPTVSGRWSLLPERETDATVRAHTTAELLLERYGVVTRGVVAGEGVPGGFATMYKVLARFEEMGRCRRGYFVDSLGGAQFSTPAVVDRLRSFSDSIEGRHSETAAVTLAACDPANPYGAALPWPRSAADDDAPRHRPGRKAGGLVVLVDGLLVLFVERGGRTLLTFDDDPGRLRSACTSLAATVKRGGVDKIVVEKVDGASIHGNEFAVYLAEAGFAATPRGYRLRF; encoded by the coding sequence GTGACCGACATCCTGGAGCGTTTCTCCGCGCCGACCCGCGAGTGGTTCGCCGGTGCCTTCGACGCTCCCACCGCGGCGCAGCTCGGGGCATGGGAGGCGATCTCGTCGGGGGCGCACACCCTGGTGGTGGCCCCCACCGGCTCGGGCAAGACGCTGTCGGCGTTCCTGTGGTCGCTCGACCGGCTCTCGTCCACCCCCGCCGACGAGCACGCCGCGCGCGAGCACCGCACCCGCGTGTTGTACGTGTCGCCGCTCAAGGCGCTCGCGGTGGACGTCGAACGGAACCTGCGTTCGCCGCTGGTGGGGATCACCCAGACGGCGAAGCGGCTCGGGCTCACTCCCCCGGAGATCACCGTCGGGGTGCGGTCCGGCGACACCTCGCAGGCCGACCGGCGGGCCCTCGCCCGCACCCCACCGGACATCCTCATCACCACACCCGAGTCGCTGTTCCTCATGCTCACCTCGGCGGCGCGGGAGAACCTCGCCGGGGTCGAGACCCTGATCGTCGACGAGGTGCACGCGGTGGCCGGGACGAAGCGCGGCGCGCACCTCGCGTTGTCGCTCGAACGTCTCGATCTGCTGCTGAAGCAGCCGGCGCAGCGCATCGGCCTGTCCGCGACGGTGCGTCCGCACGAGGAGGTGGGCCGGTTCCTCGTCGGTTCGGCACCCATCCGGATCGTGGCGCCGCCGTCGGCGAAGACCTGGGACCTGACGGTCCGGGTGCCGGTGGAGGACATGACCGAACTCGGGGTCTCCGACCCCGACGAGGAGTCGCTGTCCCCCACACCGCAGGCCGGGTCGATCTGGCCGCACGTGGAGGAGCAGATCGTCGACCTCATCACCGAGCACCGCTCGACGATCGTGTTCGCCAACTCGCGACGGCTCTCCGAGCGGCTGACGGCCCGGCTCAACGAGATCCACGCCGAACGTCTCGGCGAGGAAGTCGATCGCGAGCACGCGCCGCCGGCGCAACTCGGGTCCCCCACCGAGACCGTCGCGGGTGCCCCGCCGGTGCTGGCGCGCGCCCATCACGGGTCGGTGAGCAAGGACCAGCGGGCGCTGATCGAGGACGACCTCAAGTCGGGCCGGTTGCGCTGCGTGGTGGCCACCTCCAGCCTCGAACTCGGCATCGACATGGGCGCAGTCGATCTCGTGATCCAGGTCGAGACCCCACCCTCGGTGGCGAGCGGTCTGCAGCGCGTCGGGCGGGCCGGGCACCAGGTGGGCGAGACCTCGCGCGGCGTGCTGTTCCCCAAGCACCGCACCGATCTCGTGCACTGCGCGGTGACCGTCGAGCGGATGGTCGAAGGGCACATCGAGGCGCTGCAGGTGCCCGCCAACCCACTGGACGTGCTCGCGCAGCAGACGGTCGCGGCGACCGCACTCGATCCGCTCGACGTCGACGACTGGTTCGACACCGTCCGCCGCAGCGGGTCGTTCGCGACCCTGTCCCGGGCGGTCTACGAGTCCGTCCTCGATCTGCTCGCCGGCCGGTATCCCTCCGACGAGTTCGCCGAACTGCGTCCGCGGGTGGTGTGGGACCGCGAGGCCGGCACCCTCACCGGGCGGCCCGGGGCGCAGCGGCTCGCCGTCACCTCCGGTGGCACGATCCCCGACCGCGGTCTGTTCACCGTCTACATGGTGGGCGAGAAGAACACGCGCGTCGGGGAACTCGACGAGGAGATGGTCTACGAGTCGCGCGTCGGCGACGTGTTCGCGCTCGGCGCGACGAGCTGGCGGATCGAGGAGATCACCTTCGACCGGGTGCTGGTCTCCCCCGCCTACGGCCGCCCCGGCCGGTTGCCGTTCTGGCACGGCGACTCCCAGGGCCGCCCTGCCGAACTCGGCGCCGCCCTCGGCGAGTTCCTCCGCGAGATGGGTCACGCTTCCCCTGAGGACGCCGAGACCCGTTGCCGCAAGAGCGGTCTCGACGAGTACGCGACCGGCAACCTGATCCGGTTGCTCGACGAGCAGCGCACCGCCACCGGGCACCTGCCCACCGACCGCACGCTCGTCGTCGAGCGGTTCCGCGACGAGCTCGGCGACTGGCGCATCGTGCTGCACTCCCCCTTCGGGTTGCGCGTGCACGCCCCGTGGGCGCTGGCGGTGGGCGCGCGGCTGCTCGACCGCTACGGCGTCGAGTCGCATCCCACCCCGTCCGACGACGGCATCATCGTCCGTCTGCCCGACACCGACGACGAACCCCCGGGTTCGGAGATCTTCGTCTTCGACACCGACGAGATCGACGACATCGTCACCGAACAGGTCGGCGGGTCTGCGCTGTTCGCCTCCCGCTTCCGCGAGTGCGCGGCCCGTGCGCTGCTGTTGCCGCGCCGCAATCCGGGCAAGCGGGCCCCGTTGTGGCAGCAACGCCAGCGGTCGGCGCAACTGCTCGACGTGGCGCGGCGGTTCCCCGACTTCCCGATCCTGCTCGAGACGGTCCGCGAGTGCCTGCAGGACGTCTACGACCTGCCCGCCCTGCGCGGCCTGCTCGGCCGCATCGCCCAGCGGAAGATCCGGCTGGTGGAGGTCGAGACACCCACGGCCTCCCCGTTCGCGACGTCGCTGCTGTTCTCCTACGTGGGCGAGTTCCTCTACGAGGGCGACAGCCCGCTCGCCGAACGCCGGGCGGCGGCGCTGTCGCTGGATTCGTCGCTGCTCGCCGAGCTGCTCGGCCGGGTCGAGCTGCGCGAACTGCTCGACGCCGATGTCATCGAGGAGGCCGAACGCGAACTGCAGCGACTGACCCCGGAGCGCCGCGCCCGCGACGCGGAGGGGGTCGCCGACCTGCTGCGGCTGCTCGGCCCGCTCACCGACGCCGAGCTGCGCGAGCGCACCACCGACGACCCGGCGGAGTGGATCGCCGACCTCGAGACGCAGCGTCGCGCGCTGCGGGTCTCGTACGCCGGTGAGCACCGGTGGGCGGCGATCGAGGACGCCTCCCGACTGCGCGACGCGCTCGGGGTGCCGCTGCCGATCGGGGTACCGACGGTGTTCGTCGAGCCCGTGTCGGATCCGCTCGGCGACCTGATCGCCCGGCACGCCCGCACGCACGGGCCGTTCACCACCGCGGAGGCCGCGGCCCGGTTCGGTCTCGGGCCCGCGGTCGTCGAATCGGTCCTCACCCGTCTGGCCGACGAGAAGCGCGTCACCGCAGGGGAATTCCGCCCCGGTGCGACGGGATCGGAGTGGTGCGACAGCGAGGTGCTGCGCCGGTTGCGGCGCCGGTCCCTCGCGGCGGCGCGGCAGGACGTCGAGCCGGTCAGCACCGCGACGCTGGGCCGGTTCCTGCCCGACTGGCACCATCTCGGCACCGGCCCCGGGGCGAGCGCACTGTACGGGATCGACGGGGTGCTCACGGTCGTCGAACAGCTCGCCGGGGTGCCGGTCCCGGCGAGCGCTCTCGAGCCGCTGATCCTGGCGCCCCGGGTACGCGACTACAACCCGACGATGCTCGACGAGCTCACCACGACCGGTGAGGTGCTGTGGTCGGGTGCCGGGGCGATCTCCGGCAAGGACGGCTGGGTGGCGCTGCATCCGGCCGATCTGGCGCCGGTGAGCCTCCCACCCGCCGAGGACATCGAACTCGGTCCGGTGCACCGGGCGATCCTCGACTCGCTGGCCGGGGGTGGGGCGTTCTTCTTCCGGCAGCTGGTCGACGCGGTCACCGCACTGCACACCACCGCGAGCGACTCGCAGGTGGCCGACGCGCTGTGGGAGCTGGTGTGGGCGGGGCACGTCGCGGGCGACACCCTCGCCCCGCTGCGTGCGCTGATCGGCGACACCTCCCGCGCCAAGCCCGCGCACCGCACCCCGCGGCGGGCACCGCGGGCGCGGATGTACCGGGCCCGGCCGGTGGTGCCGAGCCGCACCGGGCCACCGACGGTGAGCGGCCGCTGGTCGCTGCTGCCCGAACGCGAGACCGACGCGACGGTGCGGGCCCACACCACCGCGGAGTTGCTGCTCGAACGCTACGGGGTGGTCACGCGCGGGGTGGTCGCCGGCGAGGGTGTGCCGGGCGGTTTCGCGACGATGTACAAGGTGCTGGCCCGGTTCGAGGAGATGGGCCGGTGCCGCCGCGGCTATTTCGTCGATTCGCTCGGCGGCGCGCAGTTCTCCACCCCGGCGGTGGTGGACCGGCTGCGGTCGTTCTCCGATTCGATCGAGGGCCGGCACTCGGAGACCGCGGCCGTCACCCTGGCGGCGTGCGATCCGGCGAATCCGTACGGCGCGGCGTTGCCGTGGCCGAGGAGCGCCGCCGACGACGACGCACCGCGGCACCGGCCGGGCCGCAAGGCCGGGGGTCTCGTGGTGCTGGTCGACGGGCTGCTCGTGCTGTTCGTCGAACGCGGGGGCCGCACGCTGCTGACCTTCGACGACGATCCGGGCCGGTTGCGCAGTGCGTGCACATCGCTGGCCGCGACCGTCAAACGCGGCGGGGTCGACAAGATCGTGGTCGAGAAGGTCGACGGTGCGTCCATCCACGGGAACGAGTTCGCGGTGTACCTCGCCGAGGCGGGGTTCGCGGCGACGCCCCGCGGCTACCGGCTGAGGTTCTGA
- a CDS encoding DNA-formamidopyrimidine glycosylase family protein: protein MPEGDTVFRAARRLRAALEGKVLTETDFRVPRFATADFTGRTVDEVVSRGKHLLIRVADVSVHTHLKMEGEWHVYERGTRWRKPGYKARIVLGTEEVQAVGFELGIVEVLARDRENEAVGHLGPDLLGPDWDPERAAANLARDPGRPIGVALLDQRIMAGVGNVYRSELCFLRGVDPWTPVGEAGAPAAWVDLAHRLLTANRDRTTRITTGDRRPGRNLWVYGRRGKPCRRCHTPIRSGEIGTATDPERVVYRCPRCQPSRERVSG, encoded by the coding sequence TTGCCGGAGGGAGATACCGTCTTCCGCGCCGCGCGGCGGCTGCGCGCGGCCCTGGAGGGGAAGGTGCTGACAGAGACCGATTTCCGCGTTCCCCGTTTCGCGACGGCCGATTTCACCGGCCGCACCGTCGACGAAGTGGTCTCGCGCGGCAAGCACCTGCTGATCCGGGTCGCGGACGTCTCCGTGCACACGCACCTGAAGATGGAGGGTGAGTGGCACGTCTACGAACGCGGAACCCGTTGGCGCAAGCCCGGGTACAAGGCCCGGATCGTGCTCGGCACCGAGGAGGTGCAGGCGGTGGGCTTCGAACTCGGCATCGTCGAGGTGCTGGCCCGCGACCGGGAGAACGAGGCCGTCGGGCATCTCGGCCCGGATCTCCTCGGCCCGGACTGGGATCCGGAGCGGGCCGCGGCGAATCTGGCGCGCGATCCCGGCCGGCCGATCGGGGTGGCGCTGCTCGATCAGCGCATCATGGCCGGGGTCGGCAACGTCTACCGGTCCGAACTGTGTTTCCTGCGCGGTGTCGATCCGTGGACGCCGGTCGGTGAGGCGGGTGCTCCGGCGGCCTGGGTCGATCTCGCGCACCGATTGCTGACCGCGAATCGCGATCGGACGACGCGGATCACCACCGGCGACCGACGGCCGGGCCGCAATCTGTGGGTGTACGGGCGGCGCGGGAAGCCGTGCCGGCGCTGCCACACCCCGATCCGGTCCGGGGAGATCGGGACCGCGACCGATCCGGAACGCGTGGTGTACCGGTGCCCGCGCTGTCAGCCGTCCCGCGAGAGGGTTTCCGGCTGA
- a CDS encoding TetR/AcrR family transcriptional regulator codes for MDTTRRSWAGVDLRERRRLRRERLLAVGVDLLGSTDGAAANVRAVCRAAELTERYFYESFADRDTFVREVYAHVANQARDALARAVISAPPAGRAEAAVRAFVELMVDDPAKGRVLLLAPLREPAISRRGVELAPSFVALVRDQLPPGGDEGHRSMVALGVVGALTSLFMGYLEGDLAVSRETLIRHCVGLVEQAGHTRWPATQPETLSRDG; via the coding sequence GTGGACACCACGCGACGCAGCTGGGCAGGCGTCGACCTCAGGGAACGGCGTCGACTGCGGCGGGAACGGCTGCTGGCCGTGGGCGTCGACCTGCTCGGCTCGACCGATGGTGCCGCCGCCAACGTCCGGGCGGTGTGCCGCGCCGCCGAACTCACCGAACGGTACTTCTACGAGAGCTTCGCCGACCGCGACACCTTCGTCCGCGAGGTCTACGCCCACGTCGCGAACCAGGCCCGCGACGCTCTCGCCCGGGCGGTGATCTCCGCCCCGCCCGCCGGACGCGCCGAGGCGGCGGTGCGGGCCTTCGTCGAGCTCATGGTCGACGACCCCGCCAAGGGACGGGTCCTGCTCCTGGCGCCGCTGCGCGAACCGGCGATCAGCCGACGCGGCGTCGAACTCGCCCCCAGCTTCGTCGCGCTCGTCCGCGACCAGCTGCCCCCGGGCGGCGACGAGGGGCACCGCAGCATGGTCGCGCTCGGCGTCGTCGGGGCGCTCACCAGTCTCTTCATGGGTTATCTCGAAGGCGACCTCGCGGTGTCGCGGGAGACGCTGATCCGGCACTGCGTCGGGCTGGTCGAACAGGCCGGCCACACGCGGTGGCCGGCGACTCAGCCGGAAACCCTCTCGCGGGACGGCTGA
- a CDS encoding oxygenase MpaB family protein, with product MRSQSSAEPGTAPSSDERRAAAGSHERVAPKPHERVAPKPHERVAPKPLGPDSLTWRYFGGWRGMIFGPWAGSMQNMHPGLGAGVEEHSDFFDERWERLYRSLYPIYGVVFDGPRAAETAAKVRGYHNTIKGVDKKGRRYHALDPETFYWAHATFFYSLVVSIEWFDGPLTLEDKHRLFDEHVQWYRLYGMPMHPVPESWEAFLEYWDHMCRNVLEDNKAARDVLDMWRIGRPPYLWWFPEPLWRIIRPPVIAGFLWLTIGLYDPPVRDLLGYRWSRPEATLHALIGRAIGLGGRLVPWRYRYHPRARAGWDRAFGRIPAAGLLETPARNLPPVDRRDSPMHYSPRVTRRNRPSVSP from the coding sequence ATGCGTAGTCAGAGCTCCGCCGAGCCGGGCACCGCCCCTTCCTCCGACGAGCGGCGGGCCGCTGCCGGGTCTCACGAGCGGGTCGCTCCGAAGCCCCACGAGCGGGTCGCTCCGAAGCCCCACGAGCGGGTCGCTCCGAAGCCTCTGGGCCCCGACTCGCTGACCTGGAGGTACTTCGGCGGCTGGCGGGGCATGATCTTCGGACCGTGGGCGGGGTCGATGCAGAACATGCACCCCGGTCTCGGCGCGGGCGTCGAGGAGCACTCGGATTTCTTCGACGAGCGCTGGGAACGCCTCTACCGCTCGCTGTACCCGATCTACGGCGTCGTCTTCGACGGTCCCCGCGCGGCGGAGACGGCAGCGAAGGTGCGCGGCTACCACAACACCATCAAGGGCGTGGACAAGAAGGGCCGTAGATACCACGCCCTCGACCCGGAGACCTTCTACTGGGCGCACGCGACCTTCTTCTACAGCCTGGTCGTGTCCATCGAGTGGTTCGACGGTCCGCTCACCCTCGAGGACAAGCACCGGCTCTTCGACGAGCACGTGCAGTGGTACCGCCTGTACGGCATGCCGATGCACCCGGTCCCCGAGTCCTGGGAGGCCTTCCTCGAGTACTGGGACCACATGTGCCGCAACGTCCTGGAGGACAACAAGGCCGCCCGGGACGTGCTGGACATGTGGCGGATCGGCCGCCCGCCCTATCTGTGGTGGTTCCCCGAACCCCTCTGGAGGATCATCCGCCCGCCGGTGATCGCCGGGTTCCTGTGGCTGACGATCGGCCTGTACGACCCGCCGGTGCGCGACCTGCTCGGCTACCGCTGGAGCCGGCCCGAGGCCACCCTCCACGCCCTGATCGGCCGCGCGATCGGTCTCGGCGGCCGGCTCGTGCCGTGGCGCTACCGCTACCACCCGCGGGCCCGCGCGGGGTGGGACCGCGCCTTCGGCCGCATTCCCGCCGCCGGGCTGCTCGAGACCCCGGCCCGCAACCTGCCGCCGGTGGACCGCCGCGACTCGCCGATGCACTACAGCCCGAGGGTGACACGCCGGAATCGCCCGTCCGTTTCACCCTGA
- the glpD gene encoding glycerol-3-phosphate dehydrogenase, translating into MTNHSSVQLLGPQQRAEAWRRLATEQFDVVVIGGGVVGAGAALDAATRGLRVALVEARDFASGTSSRSSKMFHGGLRYLEQLEFGLVREALRERELALTTLAPHLVKPLKFLFPLTHRVWERPYIGAGIFLYDRLGGAKSVPAQKHLTRSGALRMAPGLKRNSLVGGIRYYDTVVDDARHTMTVARTAAHYGAVVRTSTQVVGFLREADRVSGVRVRDSEDGTVTEVRAHAVINATGVWTDEIQALSRQRGRFRVRASKGVHIVVPRDRIVSDSAIILRTEKSVLFVIPWGNHWIIGTTDTDWNLDLAHPAATKADIDYILDHVNRVLVVPLTHDDIDGVYAGLRPLLAGESDETSKLSREHAVARVAPGLVAIAGGKYTTYRVMAEDAVDLAAEDIPARIASSITEKVPLVGADGYFALVNQTMHLAEEFGLHPYRVKHLLDRYGSLVEDVLALAKGRPELLEPLTDAPQYLQVEIVYGAAAEGALHLEDLLARRTRIAIEYPHRGAHCAEQVARLVAPILGWDDETIDREIETYRARVEAEIRSQSQPDDESADALRAAAPEARPEILEPVPIT; encoded by the coding sequence CTCGTCGAGGCCCGGGACTTCGCGTCCGGCACGTCGAGCCGGTCGTCGAAGATGTTCCACGGGGGCCTGCGCTATCTCGAACAGCTCGAGTTCGGGTTGGTGCGCGAGGCCCTGCGCGAACGCGAACTCGCCCTGACGACGCTGGCCCCGCACCTGGTCAAGCCGCTGAAATTCCTGTTCCCGCTCACCCACCGGGTGTGGGAGCGCCCCTACATCGGGGCGGGCATCTTCCTCTACGACCGGCTCGGCGGCGCGAAATCGGTTCCCGCGCAGAAACACCTCACCCGCTCCGGCGCACTGCGCATGGCGCCGGGGCTCAAACGGAACTCGCTCGTCGGCGGGATCCGCTACTACGACACCGTCGTCGACGACGCCCGCCACACCATGACCGTCGCGCGGACGGCCGCCCACTACGGGGCGGTGGTGCGGACGTCCACGCAGGTCGTGGGATTCCTGCGCGAGGCCGACCGGGTGTCGGGAGTGCGGGTGCGCGACAGCGAGGACGGCACCGTCACCGAGGTGCGGGCCCACGCGGTGATCAACGCGACCGGCGTGTGGACCGACGAGATCCAGGCGCTGTCGCGCCAGCGCGGACGGTTCCGGGTGCGGGCGTCGAAGGGCGTGCACATCGTCGTGCCCCGCGACCGCATCGTCAGCGACTCGGCGATCATCCTGCGCACCGAGAAGTCGGTGCTGTTCGTCATCCCGTGGGGCAACCACTGGATCATCGGCACCACCGACACCGACTGGAATCTCGACCTCGCGCACCCGGCGGCGACGAAGGCCGACATCGACTACATCCTCGACCACGTCAACCGGGTGCTGGTCGTGCCGCTCACCCACGACGACATCGACGGGGTGTACGCCGGGCTGCGTCCGCTGCTGGCGGGGGAGAGCGACGAGACGTCGAAGCTGTCGCGCGAGCACGCCGTCGCGCGGGTGGCGCCGGGCCTCGTCGCGATCGCCGGCGGCAAGTACACGACCTACCGGGTGATGGCCGAGGACGCCGTCGATCTCGCGGCCGAGGACATCCCGGCCCGCATCGCGTCGTCGATCACCGAGAAGGTGCCCCTCGTGGGGGCCGACGGCTACTTCGCGCTGGTCAACCAGACCATGCACCTTGCCGAGGAGTTCGGTCTGCACCCCTACCGGGTCAAGCACCTGCTCGACCGCTACGGCTCGCTCGTCGAGGACGTGCTGGCGCTCGCGAAGGGCCGGCCCGAACTCCTCGAACCCCTCACCGACGCCCCGCAGTACCTGCAGGTCGAGATCGTCTACGGCGCCGCTGCGGAGGGCGCGCTGCACCTCGAGGACCTGCTGGCGCGCCGCACCCGAATCGCCATCGAGTACCCGCACCGCGGGGCGCACTGCGCGGAGCAGGTGGCCCGGCTCGTCGCACCGATCCTGGGCTGGGACGACGAGACGATCGACCGGGAGATCGAGACCTACCGGGCGCGCGTCGAGGCCGAGATCCGGTCGCAGTCGCAACCGGACGACGAGTCGGCCGACGCCTTGCGTGCCGCGGCCCCCGAGGCCCGCCCGGAAATCCTCGAACCGGTACCGATCACCTGA